In the genome of Pyrobaculum islandicum DSM 4184, the window CATGGAGCTCCTCAAGCGGCGCTACAAGACCTTCCAGACCAAGACGAGGGTCTCTATCAGAAGTCCCAACTCTCTGCTAGACTTCATCAGGCAGAGGGCGAGGTGGGCCGCCGCCCTCGGCGAAGCCGTGAGATACAGAAACCCCATCCCGCCGGCCTCAGCAGCCGTCGCCATTTTCCTCGCCGCCGCCGGCCCCCTAACCGCACTCTACGGCCCCACCCTCGCCACTGCAGTAGCCGCCGTCTACGCTGCCGTGTATATATATGGTAGCCTAAGGGCGAGGAGATACATAATAGACGTCCTCCTGGCGTCTACACTTGAGCTATTAGCCATGGCGGCAGGCGTGTTCCACAGACAGAGACACTTCTACATAATAGACAAGACCTAAAGAGCCGTCTCCCGTCGTGACAACCCCAGGGCTGGAGTAGAGGAATATATAGCTAAAGGGCCGCCGCCGGGATTTGAACCCGGGTCAACGGGACCACAACCCGCCATCCTAACCGCTAGACTACGGCGGCTTGACACATCAACAGCCGGAGTTTATAAACTTTAGCTACACAGGCGACGATGTAGTACGCGGTTTATGACCGCGCCCTAAAGGGCGGGGCTTTCAGTTGTAACGCCACATCTCTAGCTGAACAGCTTTTTCACCACGGGCTCGGCCAAGTCGGCTGGCTTGTTCTCTATGCACTTCTTCAAGCGGCCCCCCTCTATGACGCATATGACGTCGCCTATATAGGCGGCTTCATAGGGGTCGTGGGTTACGTAGAGGACGGGCTTGCCCAGCCGCCTGACGGCATCGTCCACAAGCCGCTTGTTGAACCAGTCCAGGTGGGAGGTGGGCTCGTCCATGAGGAAGCCGCAGGCCCCCGCCAGGAGGCCAGCCGCGATGTTGACAAGCTGCTTCTGGCCGGTGGAGAGGCCTCCCCTGTCCAGCAGCTCCCTTATGCCCAGGAGGCCGGCCACCTCCTCCACATCCCGCTCCCCCCGGCCCCACCTCGCCGCCACCCACTTCAGGAACCTCCTCGGGCCGCCGGGCGGGTCCACCGGCGTGGACTGTATATATACGAGCCCCCTCTCCTCCGGCGGGAGGCGCGACACCTCTCTCCCACACGCCGTCACCGACCCCTCCGCCGGTATGGCGCCGGCTATCGCGTCCAGTAGCGTCGTCTTCCCGCTGCCGTTTCTCCCAAGCACCACTGTGACAGAGTTGACGGAGAGGCGCTCCACCTCCAGCTGGAACCTCCCTCTCCTGGCCCTAAGCCCCCTCACCTCGATAGCCATAGCCTCAGTAGGTACGCCGTGGAGACCCCCAGAGCCGCAACAGCCATGGAGGCCGCCACCGTGGCGCCCAGCCCCTCCTGGAGGAAGGCCTGGTATATGTAGATAGACATGGTGGGCGGGTAGGAGGCGAAGATGAGGAGCACCCCCAGCTCCCCAAAGCCCCGGAGGAAGGACAGCAGGAAAGCAGCCGCGGTAGCCCTCTTTAGCGAGAGGAGGAGAGCCACCAGAAGCCTAAGCCCCCCAAGCCCCAGCGACCTGAAGTAGAGCTCCGCCCTGACGTCCTTAAGCGCTCCGTCGAAAACTGCGTAAGACACCGGCAGAGCCATGACGAACATGGCCAGGAGGACCCCTGCCGCCTTGTTTACAAAAAAGCCGTAGAGCCACTCCGGCAGGAGGGGGTTCCTAAAGGCCGCCAGGAGGAGAACCCCCACCGCCGTAGGCGGCACGACGGCAGGCGCGTAGAGGATCTGCGCCACAGCCGCCTGCCAGCCCCCACGCCCCCAGACGGCCACAGCCAGCCCCGGTAGCAGGCCGAGACCGGCCGCCGCCCCGCTAAACAGAGCAGTAAGGAGAAACGCCTCCCCGAACCCCGGCGGAGGCGCCCCCAGGTAGGCAATCGGCAGTATAAATAGTAGAAGCGCCACAAACACGACGGCGGCCAATGCCAGAGCCACAGAAAACAACACAGCCAGGGATTTAGGCTTTACCTACACAAAAAATAAATAATGGAAAACTACATAAACTAGTTCAAATAAAAGACAAAAACAAACAAAATATACATAAACAAAGTAATAAGACAAAAAATTAAAAGAAGACCATTTATATAATACAAAAGCACAAAACTTTAAAAAATTTAAACTTGATATTTCGTATGTAAGTTATATAGATAAGCCACGGCTTTCATACAGACATGCGGCGGGCGGTCCTAATCGGAGCTCTAATCTTGGTAACAATAGCATTTTTGTTGCAAATCCAACAGCCGCCGCAGAAGATGCAAGAGACGGCGGCTACAACGGCGACTCCTCCTTTGAAGTCTCCGGAGGCGGCGGCACCCGGCGCCACGGCGACTAAAGCGTGCTCGGGCTCGCCTCTTGGGTACGTGGCGCCTACGTTGGTTAAGGTGGTTAAAGACGCGGCGGCGGCTGCGGGCCTCGGCACGGAGGGGATACAGTCTGTG includes:
- a CDS encoding sulfate ABC transporter permease; the protein is MLFSVALALAAVVFVALLLFILPIAYLGAPPPGFGEAFLLTALFSGAAAGLGLLPGLAVAVWGRGGWQAAVAQILYAPAVVPPTAVGVLLLAAFRNPLLPEWLYGFFVNKAAGVLLAMFVMALPVSYAVFDGALKDVRAELYFRSLGLGGLRLLVALLLSLKRATAAAFLLSFLRGFGELGVLLIFASYPPTMSIYIYQAFLQEGLGATVAASMAVAALGVSTAYLLRLWLSR
- a CDS encoding ATP-binding cassette domain-containing protein; its protein translation is MAIEVRGLRARRGRFQLEVERLSVNSVTVVLGRNGSGKTTLLDAIAGAIPAEGSVTACGREVSRLPPEERGLVYIQSTPVDPPGGPRRFLKWVAARWGRGERDVEEVAGLLGIRELLDRGGLSTGQKQLVNIAAGLLAGACGFLMDEPTSHLDWFNKRLVDDAVRRLGKPVLYVTHDPYEAAYIGDVICVIEGGRLKKCIENKPADLAEPVVKKLFS